A window of Tumebacillus sp. BK434 contains these coding sequences:
- a CDS encoding ABC transporter ATP-binding protein — protein MIELRSVSKTYRTASVAVPVLQDLSLEIREGDFLAIIGTSGAGKSTLLNLIGLLDRPSRGTVWVGGQNVSTLPEKAYGLLRRERIGFVFQDFKLVRDMTALENVEIPLAYSGKHNKQQRRERALEALREVGLAEKADRYPDELSGGQKQRVAIARALANRPRLLIADEPTGNLDAETTREVLALLQQMHRSGVAIVLVTHDPIVAEYASEVWELSDGKLVKK, from the coding sequence ATGATCGAACTGCGCAGCGTGAGCAAAACATACCGCACAGCAAGCGTGGCGGTACCTGTGCTGCAAGATTTGTCGCTGGAGATCAGGGAGGGAGACTTTTTAGCTATCATCGGCACATCGGGCGCAGGAAAATCGACACTGCTCAACCTGATCGGACTGCTCGACCGGCCGTCGAGAGGGACGGTGTGGGTCGGAGGACAAAACGTGTCGACGTTGCCGGAAAAAGCGTACGGGCTGCTGCGCCGCGAGCGGATCGGCTTTGTGTTTCAGGATTTTAAGCTGGTGCGTGACATGACGGCGCTGGAGAATGTCGAGATTCCGCTGGCCTACAGCGGCAAGCACAACAAGCAGCAGCGTCGGGAACGCGCGCTCGAAGCGCTGCGGGAAGTGGGACTGGCGGAGAAAGCGGACCGCTACCCGGACGAACTGTCCGGCGGGCAGAAGCAGCGCGTCGCCATCGCCCGCGCGCTCGCCAATCGGCCCCGTCTGCTGATCGCCGACGAGCCGACCGGCAATCTCGACGCCGAAACGACCCGCGAGGTACTGGCCTTGCTCCAGCAGATGCACCGCTCCGGCGTGGCGATTGTGCTCGTCACCCATGACCCGATTGTCGCTGAATATGCCAGCGAGGTGTGGGAGCTGAGCGACGGAAAACTGGTCAAA